Proteins encoded together in one Sylvia atricapilla isolate bSylAtr1 chromosome 2, bSylAtr1.pri, whole genome shotgun sequence window:
- the ARGLU1 gene encoding arginine and glutamate-rich protein 1 produces MGRSRSRSSSRSKHTKSSKHNKKNRSRSRSRSREKERARKRSKSRESKRNRRRESRSRSRSNTAPSSRRDRDRDRDRDRASSPPDRIDIFGRTVSKRSSLDEKQKREEEEKKAEFERQRKIRQQEIEEKLIEEETARRVEELVAKRVEEELEKRKDEIEREVLRRVEEAKRIMEKQLLEELERQRQAELAAQKAREEEERAKREELERILEENNRKIAEAQAKLAEEQLKIVEEQRKIHEERMKLEQERQRQQKEEQKIILGKGKSRPKLSFSLKSQD; encoded by the exons ATGGGTCGGTCCCGCAGCCGGAGCTCGTCCCGCTCTAAGCACACCAAGAGCTCCAAGCACAACAAGAAGAACCGGAGCCGATCGCGGTCCCGCTCCCGAGAAAAGGAGCGGGCAAGGAAGCGCTCCAAGTCCCGGGAGAGCAAGCGGAACCGGCGCCGGGAGTCCCGCTCCCGCTCGCGCTCTAACACGGCCCCCTCCTCCCGGCGcgaccgggaccgggaccgcGACCGCGACCGCGCCTCCTCCCCCCCGGACCGTATCGACATCTTCGGGCGCACGGTGAGCAAGCGCAGCAGCCTGGACGAGAAACAGaagcgggaggaggaggagaaaaaagcgGAGTTCGAGCGGCAGCGGAAAAT TCGTCAACAAGAAATTGAAGAGAAACTGATAGAAGAAGAAACTGCTCGAAGGGTGGAAGAACTTGTAGCTAAACGCGTAGaagaagagctggagaaaaggaaggatgAGATTGAGCGAGAGGTTCTCCGCAGGGTGGAGGAGGCAAAGCGCATCATGGAAAAACAGTTGCTCGAAGAACTCGAGCGACAGCGACAAGCTGAACTTGCAGCACAAAAAGCCAGAGAG GAAGAAGAGCGTGCAAAGCGTGAGGAACTAGAGCGAATACTAGAAGAGAATAATCGAAAAATTGCAGAAGCACAAGCTAAACTG GCtgaagaacaattgaaaatTGTTGAAGAACAAAGAAAGATTCATGAGGAGAGGATGAAACTAGAACAAGAGAGACAGCGTCAgcaaaaggaagagcaaaaaattattctggGCAAAGGAAAGTCTAGGCCAAAACTGTCCTTCTCCCTAAAAAGCCAGGATTAA